Within the Gracilinema caldarium DSM 7334 genome, the region AAAGAGGGCTTTCAGAGGCTCCTCTTCGATCCGCCGGTCCGCCTCATCGTATGTGAGCCGGGTAACCCGTACCAGACTGCGGAAAATGTCGATTCCCTCGGGCCGGCCATCCTCCGCAAGGGTAATTTTAAAGGTGAGAGCCGGGGATGTTTCACCTAATCCAAGGGCAAAGTGGGTTAGGCTTTCCTCATGGAGCATTCTGAGGGCCCCCTCTGGCAGATAGAGGGTGGAACCGCGGCTGCGGGCTTCCAGGTCTGCTTCGCAGTCACTCAGTACCGAAGCAGCCGGGTCCGCCACATGCACATAGAGGGTAGATCCATCAATATATACCGCATCATCCGGATCGGTACTCCAGGGATTATCAATCGCAAAGGCAGGAAGTCCTGTAAGATCGATCCGCTCTTCCGCTGGAGGCGGCTCTATGGTTATCCGACCTGAGCCAGAGGGACAACCGAAACGGCTCGGATAGGGGTTGATGAACGGGTCCCAGTACCCAATCTTGAGGAGCAGTTTGTGGGCTTCCTGGGGTGTTTCAGGTCTGCCCAGGTCCCGTAGAGTGCGGCTTTTATCGGTTTTACCAAGAGCGAGGGCTTCTACATCCTGTAAAAAGCGTCCTTCGCTGGCTTTATCGTAGGTGCCCGATCGCAGGTGTTCGAGAAATTGTTCCCGCTCTTCCTGTTCCCGGTTTTTCTCATTCCGTTTCCGCTGAATTTGCTCTACTTCATCAGCACTGCGCACCTGAACCGCCAGTTCGGGCACATACTTCGCCCCCGATGCATCGGCGGCGGCTTCGGTAAAGTAGAGCCCATCCTGTACATGTTTATACAATTCCCAGGCTGTCCGGGGCGTAAAAGCTCCAAATATAAGCTCCGCCGCCTCCTCTACCGTTGTGCGGCTCCCTGCAAGAAGTTCCCAGGCTCCTGCCAGGTCTCCCTCTGCAAGGGGGCTTTCAAGTTCTTTGAGTGACCCAAGGGGACCTGGGTGTAAGAGGGTTATATCTTTGGGTCTCAGTTTTATCTGTTCACCCGTAGCGAGCTGGATGGTTAATTTATCAGCGATTTCTGTAATAAGGGCGGGTTTTGTTTTATAAATAACCAGTGCTTTTTCTCGTATGTTCATAGATTCAAGTCTATCATTTTAAGAGCCTATGGCTCAACTAGGAACCTGTCGGACTTGTAGATTTGTGCTCAGGGTGTCCCTTTAGCCATGACAAAGCTTGATCAACCTGGCTCTTCAGGTAGAGCAGACCACTTAAAATAACAGGTTTTGAGCACGAAGCTTATACAATTTATATACAATTTTTCTTTTACTATTGCATAAAAATACAATATTTGATACAGTGCGAGGCATAATGGAGGTTTTTCGATGATTGTAATGAAGTTTGGTGGCAGTTCTGTTGCCAATGCTGAACGGATTCGGTATGTAGCAGGTATCGTGAAATCCCAAATCGATCAGAAACCGGTATTAGTGCTTTCTGCAATGGGGGATACAACCGATCATCTTCTCGAAGCGGCGGATCAGGCATTACAAGGATCTGTATCTATTGCAAAAATTGAAAACCTCCATAAACAGACCATTAAAGATTTGAACCTTGATACTGCAGTTGTCG harbors:
- a CDS encoding RNB domain-containing ribonuclease — protein: MNIREKALVIYKTKPALITEIADKLTIQLATGEQIKLRPKDITLLHPGPLGSLKELESPLAEGDLAGAWELLAGSRTTVEEAAELIFGAFTPRTAWELYKHVQDGLYFTEAAADASGAKYVPELAVQVRSADEVEQIQRKRNEKNREQEEREQFLEHLRSGTYDKASEGRFLQDVEALALGKTDKSRTLRDLGRPETPQEAHKLLLKIGYWDPFINPYPSRFGCPSGSGRITIEPPPAEERIDLTGLPAFAIDNPWSTDPDDAVYIDGSTLYVHVADPAASVLSDCEADLEARSRGSTLYLPEGALRMLHEESLTHFALGLGETSPALTFKITLAEDGRPEGIDIFRSLVRVTRLTYDEADRRIEEEPLKALFAFAEKNVSRRQAAGAVTIEFPEVHLHVADRTIEFTPIPAYRSAEMVRECMLIAGEATALWAMRNRIPFPFIAQELGDLPNEVLPGLAGSYQLRRCMRPRRLSAQPGDHAGLGLPVYTQVTSPLRRYTDLLAHQQIRRYLRGENLLSIDEILERVAAGEAAALTNIQAERASKLHWTAVYLQERIGTTWDGVVVDLKGNRATLIIPELAMETQVVVKGSVTYNEMVRLELKAVKLPELECMFILP